A window of Ovis canadensis isolate MfBH-ARS-UI-01 breed Bighorn chromosome X, ARS-UI_OviCan_v2, whole genome shotgun sequence contains these coding sequences:
- the EBP gene encoding 3-beta-hydroxysteroid-Delta(8),Delta(7)-isomerase: MTTNTSPTHPYWPRHLRLDDFVPNDCPTWHILAGLFSISGVLVVATWLLSGRAAVVPLGTWRRLSLCWFAVCGFIHLVIEGWFSLYHADLLGDQAILSQLWKEYAKGDSRYILSDNFMICMETVTAYLWGPLSLWVVIAFLRHQPFRFVLQLVVSVGQVYGDVLYFLTEYRDGFQHGELGHPLYFWFYFVFLNALWLVLPGLLILDSIKQLAHAQSILDAKAPKAKSKQN; the protein is encoded by the exons ATGACCACCAACACCAGCCCCACGCACCCCTACTGGCCTCGGCATCTGAGACTAGACGACTTTGTGCCTAATGACTGCCCCACCTGGCATATCCTGGCTGGCCTATTCTCCATCTCtggagtcttagttgtggccacATGGCTGTTGTCAGGGCGTGCTGCGGTCGTCCCACTGGGGACTTGGCGGAGACTGTCCCTGTGCTGGTTTGCAGTATGTGGGTTCATTCACTTGGTGATTGAGGGCTGGTTCAGCCTCTACCACGCGGACCTTCTCGGAGACCAAGCCATCTTATCTCAACTCT GGAAAGAGTATGCCAAGGGAGACAGCCGATACATCCT GAGTGATAACTTCATGATATGCATGGAGACTGTCACGGCTTACCTGTGGGGACCACTCAGCCTGTGGGTGGTGATTGCTTTTCTCCGCCATCAACCCTTCCGCTTTGTCCTACAGCTTGTGGTCTCTGTCG GTCAGGTATATGGAGATGTGCTCTATTTCCTGACAGAGTACCGTGATGGATTCCAGCACGGGGAGCTGGGCCACCCACTCTACTTCtggttttactttgttttcttgaaTGCCCTGTGGTTGGTGCTGCCCGGACTCCTCATACTGGATTCTATAAAGCAACTTGCTCATGCCCAGAGCATACTGGATGCCAAAGCCCCCAAAGCCAAGAGCAAGCAGAACTAA
- the PORCN gene encoding protein-serine O-palmitoleoyltransferase porcupine isoform X2, with translation MATFSRQEFFQQLLQGCLLPTAQQGLDQIWLLLAICLACRVLWRLGLPSYLKHASTVAGGFFSLYHFFQLHMVWVVLLSLLCYLVLFLCRHSSHRGVFLSVTILIYLLMGEMHMVDTVTWHKMRGAQMIVAMKAVSLGFDLDRGEVGAVPSPVEFMGYLYFVGTIVFGPWISFHSYLQAVQGRPLSRRWLQKVARSLALALLCLVLSTCVGPYLFPYFIPLDGDRLLRKWLRAYESAVSFHFSNYFVGFLSEATATLAGAGFTEEKDHLEWDLTVSKPLNVELPRSMVEVVTSWNLPMSYWLNNYVFKNALHLGTFSAVLVTYAASALLHGFSFHLAAVLLSLAFITYVEHVLRKRLARILSACVLSKRCPPDCSHQHRLGLGVRALNLFFGALAIFHLAYLGSLFDVDVDDTTEEQGYGMAYTVHKWSELSWASHWVTFGCWIFYRLIG, from the exons ATGGCCACCTTCAGCCGCCAGGAATTTTTCCAGCAGCTGCTGCAGGGCTGTCTCCTGCCTACTGCCCAGCAGGGCCTTGACCAGATCTGGTTGCTCCTTGCCATCTGCCTCGCCTGCCGCGTCCTCTGGAGGCTTG GGTTGCCATCCTACTTGAAGCATGCAAGCACCgtggcaggcggcttcttcagCCTCTACCACTTCTTCCAGCTGCACATGGTTTGGGTCGTGCTGCTCAGCCTCCTGTGCTACCTCGTGCTGTTCCTCTGCCGACATTCTTCCCATCGGGGTGTCTTCCTCTCCGTCACCATCCTCATCTACCTGCTTATGGG TGAGATGCACATGGTGGATACCGTGACATGGCACAAGATGCGAG GGGCCCAGATGATCGTGGCCATGAAGGCGGTGTCTCTGGGCTTCGACCTGGACAGGGGCGAGGTGGGCGCAGTGCCCTCGCCTGTGGAGTTCATGGGCTACCTCTACTTCGTGGGCACCATCGTGTTCGGGCCCTGGATATCCTTCCACAGCTACCTACAGGCCGTCCAAGGTCGCCCGCTG AGCCGCCGATGGCTGCAGAAGGTGGCCCGGAGCCTGGCGCTGGCCCTGCTGTGCCTCGTGCTGTCCACCTGTGTGGGGCCCTACCTCTTCCCGTACTTCATTCCCCTTGATGGTGACCGCCTCCTTCGCAA GTGGCTGCGAGCCTATGAGAGTGCTGTCTCCTTCCACTTCAGCAACTACTTTGTGGGCTTTCTGTCCGAAGCCACGGCCACGTTGGCGGGGGCTGGCTTCACCGAAGAGAAGGATCACCTGGAATG GGACCTGACAGTCTCTAAGCCACTGAATGTGGAGCTGCCCCGGTCCATGGTGGAAGTTGTCACAAGCTGGAACCTGCCCATGTCTTATTGGCTAAATAACT aTGTTTTCAAGAATGCTCTCCACCTGGGGACCTTCTCAGCCGTGCTGGTCACCTATGCAGCCAGCGCCCTCTTGCAC ggCTTCAGCTTCCACCTGGCTGCAGTACTGCTGTCCCTGGCATTTATCACTTACGTGGAGCACG TTCTCCGAAAGCGCCTGGCTCGGATTCTCAGTGCCTGCGTCCTATCAAAACGGTGCCCACCAGACTGTTCACACCAGCATCGCTTG GGCCTGGGGGTCCGAGCCTTAAACCTGTTCTTTGGGGCCCTGGCCATCTTCCACCTAGCCTACCTGGGCTCCCTGTTTGATGTTGATGTGGATGACACCACAGAGGAACAG ggctacgGCATGGCATACACGGTCCACAAATGGTCAGAGCTCAGCTGGGCCAGTCACTGGGTCACTTTTGGATGCTGGATCTTCTACCGTCTCATAGGCTGA
- the PORCN gene encoding protein-serine O-palmitoleoyltransferase porcupine isoform X1: MATFSRQEFFQQLLQGCLLPTAQQGLDQIWLLLAICLACRVLWRLGLPSYLKHASTVAGGFFSLYHFFQLHMVWVVLLSLLCYLVLFLCRHSSHRGVFLSVTILIYLLMGEMHMVDTVTWHKMRGAQMIVAMKAVSLGFDLDRGEVGAVPSPVEFMGYLYFVGTIVFGPWISFHSYLQAVQGRPLSRRWLQKVARSLALALLCLVLSTCVGPYLFPYFIPLDGDRLLRNKKRKVRGTMVRWLRAYESAVSFHFSNYFVGFLSEATATLAGAGFTEEKDHLEWDLTVSKPLNVELPRSMVEVVTSWNLPMSYWLNNYVFKNALHLGTFSAVLVTYAASALLHGFSFHLAAVLLSLAFITYVEHVLRKRLARILSACVLSKRCPPDCSHQHRLGLGVRALNLFFGALAIFHLAYLGSLFDVDVDDTTEEQGYGMAYTVHKWSELSWASHWVTFGCWIFYRLIG, translated from the exons ATGGCCACCTTCAGCCGCCAGGAATTTTTCCAGCAGCTGCTGCAGGGCTGTCTCCTGCCTACTGCCCAGCAGGGCCTTGACCAGATCTGGTTGCTCCTTGCCATCTGCCTCGCCTGCCGCGTCCTCTGGAGGCTTG GGTTGCCATCCTACTTGAAGCATGCAAGCACCgtggcaggcggcttcttcagCCTCTACCACTTCTTCCAGCTGCACATGGTTTGGGTCGTGCTGCTCAGCCTCCTGTGCTACCTCGTGCTGTTCCTCTGCCGACATTCTTCCCATCGGGGTGTCTTCCTCTCCGTCACCATCCTCATCTACCTGCTTATGGG TGAGATGCACATGGTGGATACCGTGACATGGCACAAGATGCGAG GGGCCCAGATGATCGTGGCCATGAAGGCGGTGTCTCTGGGCTTCGACCTGGACAGGGGCGAGGTGGGCGCAGTGCCCTCGCCTGTGGAGTTCATGGGCTACCTCTACTTCGTGGGCACCATCGTGTTCGGGCCCTGGATATCCTTCCACAGCTACCTACAGGCCGTCCAAGGTCGCCCGCTG AGCCGCCGATGGCTGCAGAAGGTGGCCCGGAGCCTGGCGCTGGCCCTGCTGTGCCTCGTGCTGTCCACCTGTGTGGGGCCCTACCTCTTCCCGTACTTCATTCCCCTTGATGGTGACCGCCTCCTTCGCAA CAAGAAACGCAAAGTCAG GGGCACCATGGTAAG GTGGCTGCGAGCCTATGAGAGTGCTGTCTCCTTCCACTTCAGCAACTACTTTGTGGGCTTTCTGTCCGAAGCCACGGCCACGTTGGCGGGGGCTGGCTTCACCGAAGAGAAGGATCACCTGGAATG GGACCTGACAGTCTCTAAGCCACTGAATGTGGAGCTGCCCCGGTCCATGGTGGAAGTTGTCACAAGCTGGAACCTGCCCATGTCTTATTGGCTAAATAACT aTGTTTTCAAGAATGCTCTCCACCTGGGGACCTTCTCAGCCGTGCTGGTCACCTATGCAGCCAGCGCCCTCTTGCAC ggCTTCAGCTTCCACCTGGCTGCAGTACTGCTGTCCCTGGCATTTATCACTTACGTGGAGCACG TTCTCCGAAAGCGCCTGGCTCGGATTCTCAGTGCCTGCGTCCTATCAAAACGGTGCCCACCAGACTGTTCACACCAGCATCGCTTG GGCCTGGGGGTCCGAGCCTTAAACCTGTTCTTTGGGGCCCTGGCCATCTTCCACCTAGCCTACCTGGGCTCCCTGTTTGATGTTGATGTGGATGACACCACAGAGGAACAG ggctacgGCATGGCATACACGGTCCACAAATGGTCAGAGCTCAGCTGGGCCAGTCACTGGGTCACTTTTGGATGCTGGATCTTCTACCGTCTCATAGGCTGA
- the PORCN gene encoding protein-serine O-palmitoleoyltransferase porcupine isoform X4: protein MVWVVLLSLLCYLVLFLCRHSSHRGVFLSVTILIYLLMGEMHMVDTVTWHKMRGAQMIVAMKAVSLGFDLDRGEVGAVPSPVEFMGYLYFVGTIVFGPWISFHSYLQAVQGRPLSRRWLQKVARSLALALLCLVLSTCVGPYLFPYFIPLDGDRLLRKWLRAYESAVSFHFSNYFVGFLSEATATLAGAGFTEEKDHLEWDLTVSKPLNVELPRSMVEVVTSWNLPMSYWLNNYVFKNALHLGTFSAVLVTYAASALLHGFSFHLAAVLLSLAFITYVEHVLRKRLARILSACVLSKRCPPDCSHQHRLGLGVRALNLFFGALAIFHLAYLGSLFDVDVDDTTEEQGYGMAYTVHKWSELSWASHWVTFGCWIFYRLIG from the exons ATGGTTTGGGTCGTGCTGCTCAGCCTCCTGTGCTACCTCGTGCTGTTCCTCTGCCGACATTCTTCCCATCGGGGTGTCTTCCTCTCCGTCACCATCCTCATCTACCTGCTTATGGG TGAGATGCACATGGTGGATACCGTGACATGGCACAAGATGCGAG GGGCCCAGATGATCGTGGCCATGAAGGCGGTGTCTCTGGGCTTCGACCTGGACAGGGGCGAGGTGGGCGCAGTGCCCTCGCCTGTGGAGTTCATGGGCTACCTCTACTTCGTGGGCACCATCGTGTTCGGGCCCTGGATATCCTTCCACAGCTACCTACAGGCCGTCCAAGGTCGCCCGCTG AGCCGCCGATGGCTGCAGAAGGTGGCCCGGAGCCTGGCGCTGGCCCTGCTGTGCCTCGTGCTGTCCACCTGTGTGGGGCCCTACCTCTTCCCGTACTTCATTCCCCTTGATGGTGACCGCCTCCTTCGCAA GTGGCTGCGAGCCTATGAGAGTGCTGTCTCCTTCCACTTCAGCAACTACTTTGTGGGCTTTCTGTCCGAAGCCACGGCCACGTTGGCGGGGGCTGGCTTCACCGAAGAGAAGGATCACCTGGAATG GGACCTGACAGTCTCTAAGCCACTGAATGTGGAGCTGCCCCGGTCCATGGTGGAAGTTGTCACAAGCTGGAACCTGCCCATGTCTTATTGGCTAAATAACT aTGTTTTCAAGAATGCTCTCCACCTGGGGACCTTCTCAGCCGTGCTGGTCACCTATGCAGCCAGCGCCCTCTTGCAC ggCTTCAGCTTCCACCTGGCTGCAGTACTGCTGTCCCTGGCATTTATCACTTACGTGGAGCACG TTCTCCGAAAGCGCCTGGCTCGGATTCTCAGTGCCTGCGTCCTATCAAAACGGTGCCCACCAGACTGTTCACACCAGCATCGCTTG GGCCTGGGGGTCCGAGCCTTAAACCTGTTCTTTGGGGCCCTGGCCATCTTCCACCTAGCCTACCTGGGCTCCCTGTTTGATGTTGATGTGGATGACACCACAGAGGAACAG ggctacgGCATGGCATACACGGTCCACAAATGGTCAGAGCTCAGCTGGGCCAGTCACTGGGTCACTTTTGGATGCTGGATCTTCTACCGTCTCATAGGCTGA
- the PORCN gene encoding protein-serine O-palmitoleoyltransferase porcupine isoform X3, with the protein MVWVVLLSLLCYLVLFLCRHSSHRGVFLSVTILIYLLMGEMHMVDTVTWHKMRGAQMIVAMKAVSLGFDLDRGEVGAVPSPVEFMGYLYFVGTIVFGPWISFHSYLQAVQGRPLSRRWLQKVARSLALALLCLVLSTCVGPYLFPYFIPLDGDRLLRNKKRKVRGTMVRWLRAYESAVSFHFSNYFVGFLSEATATLAGAGFTEEKDHLEWDLTVSKPLNVELPRSMVEVVTSWNLPMSYWLNNYVFKNALHLGTFSAVLVTYAASALLHGFSFHLAAVLLSLAFITYVEHVLRKRLARILSACVLSKRCPPDCSHQHRLGLGVRALNLFFGALAIFHLAYLGSLFDVDVDDTTEEQGYGMAYTVHKWSELSWASHWVTFGCWIFYRLIG; encoded by the exons ATGGTTTGGGTCGTGCTGCTCAGCCTCCTGTGCTACCTCGTGCTGTTCCTCTGCCGACATTCTTCCCATCGGGGTGTCTTCCTCTCCGTCACCATCCTCATCTACCTGCTTATGGG TGAGATGCACATGGTGGATACCGTGACATGGCACAAGATGCGAG GGGCCCAGATGATCGTGGCCATGAAGGCGGTGTCTCTGGGCTTCGACCTGGACAGGGGCGAGGTGGGCGCAGTGCCCTCGCCTGTGGAGTTCATGGGCTACCTCTACTTCGTGGGCACCATCGTGTTCGGGCCCTGGATATCCTTCCACAGCTACCTACAGGCCGTCCAAGGTCGCCCGCTG AGCCGCCGATGGCTGCAGAAGGTGGCCCGGAGCCTGGCGCTGGCCCTGCTGTGCCTCGTGCTGTCCACCTGTGTGGGGCCCTACCTCTTCCCGTACTTCATTCCCCTTGATGGTGACCGCCTCCTTCGCAA CAAGAAACGCAAAGTCAG GGGCACCATGGTAAG GTGGCTGCGAGCCTATGAGAGTGCTGTCTCCTTCCACTTCAGCAACTACTTTGTGGGCTTTCTGTCCGAAGCCACGGCCACGTTGGCGGGGGCTGGCTTCACCGAAGAGAAGGATCACCTGGAATG GGACCTGACAGTCTCTAAGCCACTGAATGTGGAGCTGCCCCGGTCCATGGTGGAAGTTGTCACAAGCTGGAACCTGCCCATGTCTTATTGGCTAAATAACT aTGTTTTCAAGAATGCTCTCCACCTGGGGACCTTCTCAGCCGTGCTGGTCACCTATGCAGCCAGCGCCCTCTTGCAC ggCTTCAGCTTCCACCTGGCTGCAGTACTGCTGTCCCTGGCATTTATCACTTACGTGGAGCACG TTCTCCGAAAGCGCCTGGCTCGGATTCTCAGTGCCTGCGTCCTATCAAAACGGTGCCCACCAGACTGTTCACACCAGCATCGCTTG GGCCTGGGGGTCCGAGCCTTAAACCTGTTCTTTGGGGCCCTGGCCATCTTCCACCTAGCCTACCTGGGCTCCCTGTTTGATGTTGATGTGGATGACACCACAGAGGAACAG ggctacgGCATGGCATACACGGTCCACAAATGGTCAGAGCTCAGCTGGGCCAGTCACTGGGTCACTTTTGGATGCTGGATCTTCTACCGTCTCATAGGCTGA